The Vulpes lagopus strain Blue_001 chromosome 14, ASM1834538v1, whole genome shotgun sequence genome window below encodes:
- the LOC121475647 gene encoding M-phase-specific PLK1-interacting protein, whose protein sequence is MHRQNLRPPTPPYPGAGVGGWGSGSGFRGAPGGGGPRPPSPRDGYGSPHHTPPYGPRSRPYGSGHSPRHGGSFPGGRFGSPSPGGYPGSYSKSPAGSQQQFGYSPGQQQTHPQGSPRTSTPFGSGRGREKRMSNELESYFKPSMLEDPWAGLEPVSVVDINQQYSNTQTFTGKKGRYFC, encoded by the coding sequence ATGCACCGGCAGAACCTTCGACCCCCGACTCCTCCCTACCCCGGCGCGGGTGTAGGAGGTTGGGGTAGCGGGAGCGGCTTCCGGGGTGCCCCGGGCGGAGGCGGACCGCGGCCGCCCTCCCCTCGGGACGGGTACGGGAGTCCGCACCACACGCCGCCGTACGGGCCCCGGTCTAGGCCCTACGGGAGCGGCCACTCTCCGCGACACGGCGGCAGCTTCCCGGGGGGCCGATTCGGGTCTCCGTCCCCTGGCGGCTACCCTGGCTCCTACTCCAAGTCCCCCGCGGGGTCCCAGCAGCAATTCGGCTActccccagggcagcagcagaCCCACCCCCAGGGTTCTCCAAGGACATCTACACCATTTGGATCAGGGCGtggtagagaaaaaagaatgtcTAATGAGTTGGAAAGTTATTTCAAGCCTTCAATGCTTGAAGACCCTTGGGCTGGCCTAGAACCAGTATCTGTAGTGGATATTAACCAACAATACAGCAATACTCAAACATTCACAGGCAAAAAAGGAAGATACTTTTgttaa
- the GAL3ST1 gene encoding galactosylceramide sulfotransferase isoform X2 — MPLPQKKRWVSMAKGLVLGALFTSFLLLLYSYAVPPLHAGLASTTPEGTAPCSPAPGEPEALTPANGSAGGCQPRRNIVFMKTHKTASSTLLNILFRFGQKHGLKFAFPNGRNDFDYPAFFARSLVQDYRPGACFNIICNHMRFHYDEVRGLVPPNATFITVLRDPARLFESSFHYFGSVVPFTWKLSGRDKLAEFLQDPDRYYDPNGYNAHYLRNLLFFDLGYDSGLDPGNPQVQEHILEVERRFHLVLLQEYFDESLVLLKDLLCWELEDVLYFKLNARRASAVPRLSGDLYRRATAWNVLDARLYRHFNASFWRKVEAFGRERMAREVAALRLANERMRRICIDGGRAVDAAAIQDSAMQPWQPLGAKSILGYNLKKSIGQRHAQLCRRMLTPEIQYLMDLGVNLWVTKLWKLIRDFLRW; from the exons ATGCCGCTGCCGCAGAAGAAGCGCTGGGTGTCCATGGCCAAGGGGCTGGTCCTAGGAGCTCTCTTCACCAGCTTCCTGCTGCTACTGTACTCCTATGCTGTACCCCCTCTGCACGCTGGCCTGGCCTCCAC GACCCCAGAGGGCACAGCGCCCTGCTCCCCGGCCCCGGGTGAGCCAGAGGCGCTGACCCCAGCCAACGGCTCTGCGGGAGGGTGCCAGCCCCGGCGCAACATCGTGTTCATGAAGACTCACAAGACGGCCAGCAGCACGCTGCTCAACATCCTGTTCCGCTTTGGCCAGAAGCACGGGCTCAAGTTCGCCTTCCCCAACGGCCGCAACGACTTCGACTACCCGGCCTTCTTCGCCCGCAGCCTGGTGCAGGACTACCGGCCCGGGGCCTGCTTCAACATCATCTGCAACCACATGCGCTTCCACTACGACGAGGTCCGGGGCCTGGTGCCGCCCAACGCCACCTTCATCACGGTGCTCCGCGACCCCGCCCGCCTCTTCGAGTCCTCCTTCCACTACTTCGGCTCGGTGGTGCCCTTCACGTGGAAGCTCTCGGGCCGCGACAAGCTGGCCGAGTTCCTGCAGGACCCAGACCGCTACTATGACCCCAACGGCTACAACGCCCACTACCTCCGCAACCTGCTCTTCTTCGACCTGGGCTACGACAGCGGCCTGGACCCCGGCAACCCGCAGGTGCAGGAGCACATCCTGGAGGTGGAGCGCCGCTTCCACCTGGTGCTCCTGCAGGAGTACTTCGACGAGTCCCTGGTGCTGCTCAAGGACCTGCTGTGCTGGGAGCTGGAGGACGTGCTCTACTTCAAGCTCAATGCCCGCCGCGCATCGGCCGTGCCGCGCCTCTCGGGGGACCTGTACCGGCGCGCCACGGCCTGGAACGTGCTGGACGCCCGCCTCTACCGTCACTTCAACGCCAGCTTCTGGCGCAAGGTGGAGGCCTTCGGGCGGGAGCGCATGGCCCGCGAGGTGGCCGCCCTGCGGCTCGCCAACGAGCGCATGCGGCGCATCTGCATCGACGGGGGCCGGGCCGTGGACGCCGCTGCCATCCAGGACTCGGCCATGCAGCCCTGGCAGCCGCTGGGCGCCAAGTCCATCCTGGGCTACAACCTCAAGAAGAGCATCGGGCAGCGGCACGCGCAGCTCTGCCGTCGCATGCTCACGCCGGAGATCCAGTACCTGATGGACCTCGGCGTTAATCTGTGGGTCACTAAGCTCTGGAAGCTCATCCGGGACTTTCTGAGGTGGTGA
- the GAL3ST1 gene encoding galactosylceramide sulfotransferase isoform X1 — MPLPQKKRWVSMAKGLVLGALFTSFLLLLYSYAVPPLHAGLASTRTPEGTAPCSPAPGEPEALTPANGSAGGCQPRRNIVFMKTHKTASSTLLNILFRFGQKHGLKFAFPNGRNDFDYPAFFARSLVQDYRPGACFNIICNHMRFHYDEVRGLVPPNATFITVLRDPARLFESSFHYFGSVVPFTWKLSGRDKLAEFLQDPDRYYDPNGYNAHYLRNLLFFDLGYDSGLDPGNPQVQEHILEVERRFHLVLLQEYFDESLVLLKDLLCWELEDVLYFKLNARRASAVPRLSGDLYRRATAWNVLDARLYRHFNASFWRKVEAFGRERMAREVAALRLANERMRRICIDGGRAVDAAAIQDSAMQPWQPLGAKSILGYNLKKSIGQRHAQLCRRMLTPEIQYLMDLGVNLWVTKLWKLIRDFLRW, encoded by the exons ATGCCGCTGCCGCAGAAGAAGCGCTGGGTGTCCATGGCCAAGGGGCTGGTCCTAGGAGCTCTCTTCACCAGCTTCCTGCTGCTACTGTACTCCTATGCTGTACCCCCTCTGCACGCTGGCCTGGCCTCCAC CAGGACCCCAGAGGGCACAGCGCCCTGCTCCCCGGCCCCGGGTGAGCCAGAGGCGCTGACCCCAGCCAACGGCTCTGCGGGAGGGTGCCAGCCCCGGCGCAACATCGTGTTCATGAAGACTCACAAGACGGCCAGCAGCACGCTGCTCAACATCCTGTTCCGCTTTGGCCAGAAGCACGGGCTCAAGTTCGCCTTCCCCAACGGCCGCAACGACTTCGACTACCCGGCCTTCTTCGCCCGCAGCCTGGTGCAGGACTACCGGCCCGGGGCCTGCTTCAACATCATCTGCAACCACATGCGCTTCCACTACGACGAGGTCCGGGGCCTGGTGCCGCCCAACGCCACCTTCATCACGGTGCTCCGCGACCCCGCCCGCCTCTTCGAGTCCTCCTTCCACTACTTCGGCTCGGTGGTGCCCTTCACGTGGAAGCTCTCGGGCCGCGACAAGCTGGCCGAGTTCCTGCAGGACCCAGACCGCTACTATGACCCCAACGGCTACAACGCCCACTACCTCCGCAACCTGCTCTTCTTCGACCTGGGCTACGACAGCGGCCTGGACCCCGGCAACCCGCAGGTGCAGGAGCACATCCTGGAGGTGGAGCGCCGCTTCCACCTGGTGCTCCTGCAGGAGTACTTCGACGAGTCCCTGGTGCTGCTCAAGGACCTGCTGTGCTGGGAGCTGGAGGACGTGCTCTACTTCAAGCTCAATGCCCGCCGCGCATCGGCCGTGCCGCGCCTCTCGGGGGACCTGTACCGGCGCGCCACGGCCTGGAACGTGCTGGACGCCCGCCTCTACCGTCACTTCAACGCCAGCTTCTGGCGCAAGGTGGAGGCCTTCGGGCGGGAGCGCATGGCCCGCGAGGTGGCCGCCCTGCGGCTCGCCAACGAGCGCATGCGGCGCATCTGCATCGACGGGGGCCGGGCCGTGGACGCCGCTGCCATCCAGGACTCGGCCATGCAGCCCTGGCAGCCGCTGGGCGCCAAGTCCATCCTGGGCTACAACCTCAAGAAGAGCATCGGGCAGCGGCACGCGCAGCTCTGCCGTCGCATGCTCACGCCGGAGATCCAGTACCTGATGGACCTCGGCGTTAATCTGTGGGTCACTAAGCTCTGGAAGCTCATCCGGGACTTTCTGAGGTGGTGA